A region of Diospyros lotus cultivar Yz01 chromosome 3, ASM1463336v1, whole genome shotgun sequence DNA encodes the following proteins:
- the LOC127797965 gene encoding fruit protein pKIWI502: MNITLAPPSLPHLCSHAHSHPPMAILRRLTRHRRLFSVAAAAVRQDTTPWIPAPLAGIQPAAESLFHVTVDVSDSPDLAASHTAAGQYLQLRLPDDSTKPSFLAIASPPSLAAARGVFEFLVKSVSGSTAESLCGLGKGDVVELTQAMGRGFDIHQISPAEEYPTVLIFATGSGISPIRSLIESGFGANKRPDVRLYYGARNLQRMAYQDRFKDWESSGVKIVPVLSQPDDNWTGERGYVQAAFARAKKIYSPQGAGAVLCGQKQMSEEITSLLAADGVSTDKILKNF, encoded by the exons ATGAATATTACATTGGCTCCGCCTTCTCTTCCTCATCTCTGCTCCCATGCGCATTCGCACCCTCCCATGGCTATCCTGCGCCGCCTAACCCGCCACCGTCGCCTATTCTCTGTCGCCGCTGCCGCCGTCCGCCAAGATACCACCCCCTGGATTCCAGCGCCTCTGGCAGGTATTCAGCCGGCTGCTGAGTCCCTCTTTCATGTCACTGTCGACGTCTCCGACTCGCCCGACCTCGCTGCATCCCACACTGCCGCCGGTCAATACCTCCAGCTCCGCCTTCCCGACGACTCCACCAAGCCTTCTTTCCTCGCCATCGCCTCCCCGCCTTCCTTGGCCGCTGCGAGAGGCGTCTTCGAGTTCTTGGTCAAAAGCGTCTCTGGATCCACCGCGGAGTCTCTGTGCGGCCTCGGTAAAGGAGACGTCGTCGAATTGACTCAGGCTATGGGGAGAGGTTTTGACATACATCAAATTTCGCCTGCTGAGGAGTATCCCACTGTTCTGATCTTCGCCACCGGATCTGGAATTAG CCCAATCCGATCTTTGATCGAATCAGGATTTGGTGCCAATAAGAGACCTGATGTAAGGCTCTATTATGGGGCTAGAAACCTTCAAAGAATGGCTTATCAG gatAGGTTTAAAGATTGGGAATCTTCTGGAGTCAAAATTGTTCCAGTACTGTCACAGCCTGATGATAATTGGACCGGTGAGCGTGGCTATGTACAG GCTGCTTTTGCTAGAGCCAAAAAGATTTATAGCCCTCAGGGTGCAGGTGCAGTGCTTTGTGGGCAGAAACAGATGTCTGAG GAAATTACTTCTCTGCTTGCAGCTGATGGAGTTTCAACTGATAAAATATTGAAGAATTTCTGA
- the LOC127798520 gene encoding chlorophyll a-b binding protein 6, chloroplastic, translating to MAANTLMSCGIAAVYPSVLSSSKSKFAAALPLPNGGASASGRFTMTADWMPGQPRPPYLDGSAPGDFGFDPLRLGEVPENLERYKESELIHCRWAMLAVPGMLVPEALGLGNWVKAQEWAAIPGGQATYLGQPVPWGTLPTILVIEFLAIAFVEHQRSMEKDPEKKKYPGGAFDPLGYSKDPKKFEEYKVKEIKNGRLALLAFVGFCVQQSAYPGTGPLENLATHLADPWHNNIGDIIIPRSISP from the exons ATGGCTGCCAATACACTGATGAGCTGCGGCATCGCAGCCGTGTACCCCTCAGTCCTCTCCTCTTCCAAGTCCAAGTTCGCTGCCGCGCTGCCGCTACCAAATGGTGGCGCCTCCGCTTCCGGCCGCTTCACCATGACGGCCGATTGGATGCCCGGCCAGCCAAGGCCTCCCTACCTTGATGGCTCAGCACCTGG CGACTTCGGATTTGATCCGCTTCGGCTCGGTGAGGTGCCAGAAAACCTTGAAAGATACAAGGAGTCTGAGCTGATTCACTGCAGATGGGCTATGCTTGCTGTT CCAGGAATGCTAGTTCCAGAGGCCTTGGGATTAGGCAACTGGGTAAAAGCTCAAGAGTGGGCAGCCATCCCTGGGGGACAAGCCACCTACTTAGGCCAGCCAGTGCCATGGGGCACCCTCCCCACCATCCTGGTCATCGAATTCCTCGCCATCGCCTTCGTGGAGCACCAACGAAGCATGGAGAAGGACCCCGAGAAGAAGAAGTACCCTGGTGGGGCTTTCGACCCATTGGGATACTCTAAGGACCCGAAGAAGTTTGAGGAATACAAGGTCAAAGAAATCAAGAACG GAAGGTTGGCCTTGTTGGCTTTTGTGGGCTTCTGTGTACAGCAGTCGGCTTATCCGGGAACCGGGCCATTGGAGAACTTGGCAACTCATTTGGCTGATCCATGGCACAACAACATTGGAGATATCATCATCCCTAGATCGATTTCTCCTTGA